DNA sequence from the Pectinophora gossypiella chromosome 12, ilPecGoss1.1, whole genome shotgun sequence genome:
CCCATGTGCTTACATCTATGCCTAGATTATTTAACGCATGAAGACATTCGTTTGTGTTGTCCAATAGTTCCCTTAGTGCGGCTGCAGACTCTATTGTAATGTTTTTCTGACTCATGAACTTCTTCAAAATACAGTTAGACAGGTAACGTTTATTGTCATATCTCTCTTTTAATTGTTTCCAACACTGTTCATAATTTTCATTTGTAATTGGTATATGACGCAAAAGTTGTTCGGCTTCACCAGTTAGAAGGCTCTTTAAATAGTGTAACTTTTGTACGTCCTCTAGTGCCTTGTTATTGTCTACTAAAGATACAAATAGGTCTTTGAAACTTGTCCATTCGGCGTACTTTCCTGAGAACGAAGGTATGGATATTTTGGGCAACTTCAAACTCTGTTCTTTCGCAGTGACACTCTGACCAGACTGTTTTTGTTTACAGCCATCCGCTTTTCCTTCAAGAACAGCAATTCTTTCCCTCAGCTCATATTTGTACTCCGTGTATAACTCCTCACAGTTTTGGTAAGCATCAGACGTCATATACTCGGAAGCCTTTAGTTCCTCTCTATCCGAATCTTGTACAAGTTGGGTGTGTGTTAAAGTAAATTGGCTCCATAGTTCGTTCAAAGTCTCTAATCTCGTCTTAAGATACGACTGTGAAATTAGTCGCTCTTTCGgtgattttttaaagtttgatCTAGCCTTTTTTATTCTGTCAAATAGGTCGCTTTGAACACAGATACGTGACTCCATCTtagttatgtttaaaaaatatgttttctatAAGAATCGTTTGTTTCACACCACAGCACACAAGTTCCAGAGTAAGTAAACTTTCAGTAtcgaaaaatattacaagtcCACAAATTTTATCATCGAAATTTTCTAAGTGTTTGAAGAACGTTCACAGTCTATGTAAAATCGGGCATGGATTCCCCGTCTCGtcgtttttttgtaaattattctaAGTCCATGCAAAGTTAACTGAATTTTTTCTAAGTTCCAAATTTTACGATAAATTGCACTAAGTTATTTCTTGATTGATTCACTACGTTATAAAAGGTAAAATGTACTCACAGTTTTATGTCACTCACTCACACTAATACAAGTTGTCACTTTGATACCGCATCCAATGTCCACTTCAGCGCACTGGTGATCctcggatgatgatgatggtcctCCTGTAGTTTGCTTCCTCAACTCCTTCCCGCCAGGGATGAAGACACCATCAGCAACAAACCGTCACTGTGTCGGCGCCGCCGTGTGGACACAAGCCGTCAAAAAATCCTATGGGCCGTATACTTCCGACTCCGAAGGACCAATGAACAAGctgatcccaaaaataatacaaccgcaATTTACTTGAAGTGTGTATTTCTTACAGATGGTACAAAAAAAACAATGGAAACGGAAGGTCATAATATTGCCGGTAAATCTTGACACCGCGATGCAGAAAATGTAGTAATcggtacagcgacatctagcggattttaaaaacaatacattgcACCGCGTATACGCGTATGATGCGGttaaacagggtgttactgccaccgtaccgaatactgaggggatcaaaaaaaaagattcaaTTCATGATTCAGAGCTAACATctatttaaaattatgatttattttgtatttttcttctttaattatttattatgatttacatacttttgcgatggaaaattccacttgatattaactcaaaatcagaGTTAAATCATCTTCCTCCGTATTCGGAactgtcactaataccctgcaTACTTAAGTAAGAAACCCACCTTCAGTCCACTGGCCGGCAGCAGTGTCTTGCACACTGACGGCTAATTGTCCGGTGTAGGAATTGAAGGGCATACTCGCAGGCGGTGACCGAGGAGCCCCCAAACCCAGCTGATTGTTCCGAGGCATCGAGTACAATGCCTCAGCCAAGTCTGCTGCTCGTTTTAGAATTATTTCCTGGGAAGCAAATAGCGagaataaataagataaaactttatttcttCAATATTACAAAGGCTAAAATACAGTATGTCTCAGCAGGTACtgattaatattaaaaagaaattgtttACATCTGATCCAGTCAAATAAGCAAGTAATGATGCCATcagaggtaagtacttactataacTCAACTCCAATAAAATGAAAACTATGGGAATTGCTGGCGAGGTGAAGAAATTGACAAGATAGTTCATGTAAGTTTTTTAGATTTTGTAAATTATGACAaatgaaatgtttaaaaaattacTGCAGAAATGAAATAATTCAAAAGTTACTGCAGTGATAACGCAAATGgattacttttttgacaataacaaacataacataacataacaaatactttattgcacaaacaggaaaaaacaaaatacaaaaagagaaatagaattagacAATTAATGAATTTAATGACTATTTAAGTCCACAATAACACCTATAAAATGCATATTTACTTATctaagcaaataaatatttccattatattcttaataaaaaacaaaaataaaacacttcTTCTGTGGATGAAAAAAACTTTTATGTGGTAAATGTGAAGTTGCCCATATCTCACCTTTGGTAATTTCTCCGGATCCCCGGGATGTCGCGGTATAAGTTTCTGAAGTCTCTGGAAGCCGTAATCTATCGTGGGCTCGTTGAGCGCTGCTATGCGAAACAAGAAAACAATATCAATCATTAGTTGCGTTACCCACTAACAAATCGAAGCCTAATTGATTGATCGCGAAAGAATCCTTGTTGccgaattaattatttttggggTGATCCTATCTTAGCAAGATAGCAAAATAATCAAAGAAATGGGGTCTTTTTTATCAACAAATTCTAATTTTGTTCCAAAAAGCAACCGTTATACGAGTATCATGAAATTTAAAATCCTTTAATGTTTCACGACATAAAATATTGAGAAAAGAAGAGTAGTAAAGGACTTATAACAATCGAAAAAATATAAGGCAGAATACTCACAAACATAAACAAATCGCCCAGGCGCGCCCTTGCAGAACTGTTTGCTCTTGTAGGACAACGTTACTTCCACGACTCCCGGTATGTGTCTCGGTGGCGTTTGTACTCTTATTGCGTGTGATGTTATTAACTGAGAACGAAATATGCAATtcaatatttgtaaaataaataaatgttcaaaAGCTAAAGagatacataataaatattgcTGGTAACATACAGTGTGTAAAAACTCTGTTGAGTTTAATTATTTACGGATAGTAATTTTCCAACCAGTAATATTCTAATTACcaataaaagtatataaaatacaaaatgtcgTCATTTATAATGTAAGATAGCTACAGGTTCAAATCACACTAAGTGGTGACATAAGGGAAATAACAAAAATGAAAGaggaattcaaaaatattcttaCCTCGCTCCAAACTAACATAGTCCCGAACACGACTTGCAATCCGTCGAAGAAGTTGTCCCCTACTATGATAACTGTGGATCCGCCAGACGTCCAGCCTTCGCTTGGTGATATCGCTTTGATGCAAGGTGTTGCTACTGGTAGAGGGGGGTACAAGCCCgctatataaaacaaaaaatagaaaatcAATTTTACAAAGTATTAATCTGTAAAAGATATTTCAATTCATTTTTGGTTTACAAGTGActgttttaacaaaaaaaaaacatgaaatcaTATAAATGGATGTAGTAAAAACtctcaattatattataacTCACACACAACGGTTTCTTGTTTCTTAAACTAACGGACAACATTCCATACCCCAACAACTTGAAAAGTTGAGTAAACGCAACAACACTAAAACTCATTCCGTCCTACTTGAACTTTTATCTTTTACTGTTCCAAGAAAAAGGACAATTGCAGACCGTAAAAGTCACGGTCGATGGTAATGAAACTGTAAGGTGAGATTTGATCGTTAGGGTcgatagaaaatgaattttaatagTTGCGGATAAAGTTGAAGATGAGGATGAAGTTCACGGTTGTTATGACATTGTTGAAGTGATACCGCAAATGCAAGAAGGTTGTTAGGGGGACACGCGTCGTAAGACAACAGGGGGAATCTGAAATCTTGAACAAAACGGCGCGGTAATAAAGATGGGTAGAGAAAGTGAATTTAAGGGGACGAAAGAAGATTACGCTCGAGGttcatttttaatttgactaatATTTTTCTTGTTCCCCCACGATAAATTAATTTTTCATGTTCAATGGTAAAAGTTTTCCGTCTAGGTTTTATGAATTCGTCTTACATGGTTCTATTCGTTACACGGATATTATAGAATTTTTGGCCAACTACCTAGTGTACGctgtaaatacattttttaaagtcGGATCGTCATAGCAAGAGCAGTAAGAAAGGTCAAACGAAATGCTAAATAATGAAATAGAACAACGCGAGACGATGCTCTTAGAGTGTACTCTGCAAATTTTCTCATTGGCACCGTGTAATCCCTTCGAGTCTGTTTCACGCCGTCTAGCCTCCTTCTAAGTTTCGATGCTCGAATTGTATGGATGAGATGTTTAAATTCTGTTATTTTACTCTCAAAAATTTAATAAGTTCTTGTTTTAtctggtaagtaaataaaagtaaatagatAAACGGGTAGTAAGTACTctacatttacaattttaaagcaaATACTTTTTAATGCAAGTTTTCGATACGTTTTTGGTAGGTACATAAGCGATTAGGGAACATAGGATGCTTAAAAAATGTTCAATATTTAATGACGATAATCAATTCAGAATAACTTGTATTCTCCCCAAACATAATCCTTTTCTGACAAAGAAATCTGGCAAAAAACAAGCTTGAAAAAATATACATCCagaaaaattttcatgtcaTAATTCCTCACTAAATTATCCCTACCCGGTCTTGCTCGGCTCAACGCTTCGCCTACCCGGGAACTTCTTTGCGAAATGTCTACAGTGATTCCTTGCATACAAACGACGTCTCCAACAGCCATTATTATGACTTTCGCACATTCGTCGTCGATTGACTGCGtgcttgtttaaatagaagaatTTGGCAGTCGAACAAGATATTCGATTCAAAATGAGAATTTATCTAGAATAAGAACGTTTATTTGTATAATGATTGTTACTTAGAAgattaaatgatttttaattttctatagaAGTTTTTCGGAAATGTGTTAGTTTCCAATTAGAATTGAAAGTCtacaacttatatttttaatccaATGACGATCGAAATAAATGACGAAAAAGATGAAAACCCAAAAGTCCTGTCCTCAAATTATTGTTACAAgctctttttaatatttttgaaataataatttaaaaactaaaagtaacataaaaagaaacaaaaacgtACAAGTGGGCACGGGCTCTGGCGCGGCGTCAATACCTTCAGTTGGGTCGAGGCGCTTCGCCCTCCGGCCGTGTTTGCTGTTGTTGTGGACGAACATGTTGTCAGATATGGCGAGCAGTGGCCCGTCCACCATCACTTGCGTTGATATCACCACCTGCAGGATAAATATGATTATTTATAATGCATATCCTTTTAAACTTCGTCAAAAGtggtaatataaaataatggtaCATTCAAATATTAGAATCACAGTATCGTTTTTATTTCGTCAGCTCACTTTGATTTGAGTATATTAGTCCGtttatagaaaaacattttaGTAGTCAGATTTGTACtagaaaaattacaaaatccGTGATCATACTAGAAATAAAGCATCGGTCTATTACTACATGTATTGTATTTCTTTGTGTtgttacacaaaataaataactttaaccAACCCAAACTCCTGAATTATGTACCAAAACGCATCGTTACCCAATCCCGGGCCCAAGTTCAAGATCATCGACTATACAACCAAGTACAGTCGCCGAAAATAAAACCGTCAGTTCTACTACTGCCCGCTCTTATATTTCACATGCACACCGGTTCGCATTCCGACGCACACATCGAACGAATCGAAAGGGAGAGTCCCTAGGGAGGAGGGGCCAATGTCTCGGGACCAAAATGGACGAAAGTCTTCCAATAGGTATGCAAGGAAGTGCATTGTGAACGTATATGGAGCCAGAGTGATGTGGGTGGCCGTTGATGGACGGGCGGGTGATCGATTTTTTTGTGACGCAATGTACTTTTTTGGGTAAGTTTTTTTCAATGTTAGGAATAAATTGATTCGGCATGTAttagaatagaaaagaaaatagtttattataaaacaacgccacacacaaaaataaacaaaaacatcatttaaaattttcacaaaacaattaggtacctacaaaaaataagcaaaacggatgttcgtcgaaatgttCATGAGGTGGTGGACgttctgagataaaagggcctcactcggCACAAGTCAGTATTAAGTATTAATAATTGTTTcatgtggagatccttgggggaggcctatgcccagcagtgggcgtcgtacggctgatgatgaagtgtTTCATAACATTCCGATGTTATTACCTACGTCAATCAACTTTTTCAAACTCTACCTActaattaaagttatttttgtctcCAAAGTAATGTGTAAAACAATGAATGcctaatattatttatactgtTAATTATATCGACATGAACACATGGTCTTTTTGGTCCGTTTTACTTATAGCGAGTGTTGTCTTTACGATTGTACTGTCGTTTGACTACAGTACTAGGGTATTGTAGTAAAGACTTGCTAGTAAACATGCTTTGACCCAGTCTTATATCTATAATAGCAGTTGCAATTTAATGCTTGCAACCGCAAAACGCTGGCAGACTAGAATATCTGAATTGTCTATTCAAATCGATGAGGGAATGCATTATTTCGATTCCACCCACTATAAACGTAGCAAGTTATATTATACCCATATATTCTTACCCTTGAAACGTTAGGGAGCGACCACTGAATTATTCAATGACACACAGAAAGCCCAAATATAGACATAGCTACACACTCACACACTTACACCGCTCAATTGCATGTAGAAATGGACATTATGCATAGTACGGTAAGTTCATATTTGGTTGAACTTGGCAAGAGGACACGTAAGACAAATATGTCTTAGCCAACTATGGAAGCAAATTTGTACTCATAAGTAGAGTGTGTGAATGCACCTTTATAGCTAGTTGTGTAGGGCTGGTACTAATTAGTTGTTATGTTACTTTGAAAGTTTGAAGTAAGTGAGAATTATTATTGAAAGGGTAAACATTTGATTTGTAGTGTTGTAGTTTAATGGTATTTTTGGTTGAAGAACatactgttttctttttaaatgtttttacgcgtcaatagttaaacaataatatttaaaaagcaGTTAAGTAAACTGAATTACATAAACAACTGTGTAAAACTACAcccgatacgatgtcactaacaccctgtataagtaactTGTCCAAAAATACCAAAATAAcgaattacttacctacatgtaTAAAGAAGGTCTCTTTAATACAACAAATTGATTAattaatcaatttaaaaaaaaaaataagcggaGAACAAACTGTTCTggaggccgcccaaattgtactgtattcatgtgttatgtctgattgttgaaattctagttctgtgcaataaagtatatttgatttgatttgatttgatttgattctcggtttctagtaaataaataaagtcgtataaataaatttaatttcatcCCTCCCCAAATTGGAGGTGCTTCAAATATTCAGGAGTCGTGAACACAACCCTTCCTTCAGTTAAGGGCGATACGGCAGACGGTGTGGTACAAACACAATAACAAGAGACGAAAAAAATTAAGCGACGACGCGACGGGTTGAAAGTTTGGAGACATCGGAGttcgtatggaaatactgtcctgtgacgtcatcaataaaagcggtcgtatttattgttacttaattcatatatacacatacacataaacagcctatgtacgtcccactgctgggcacaagcctcccctcaatcgaccggagggggtatggagcatactccaccacgctgctccactgcgggttggtggaggtgtttttacggctaatagccgggtccaatggcttaacgtgccctccgaagcaccgaatcatcttacttttttggacaatcaggtgattcaagcctgaaaagtccttaccaaataaaggacagtcttacaaagtgatttcgacaatgtccccatcgggaatcgaacccggacctccagatcgtgagcataacgctccaaccactagaccacggaggctgttcaattcataaataaaatacgaaaataagTCGAGAACTAAGTCAAAAGTCGAAAAGTAAGCTACTCTCTCGATATAACACCACCATTTCCACAGTTCCTTAAACTTCATCATGAGTTTTAGCGTGTGTAATCAGTGCGTCGAGCAGTTATTAGAAGGAGTACATTGTTTCGCGTTTTCTAAGGACCTGCACTATCATTGTGCAGGTATTGAGGTAGGCTACAGGAAGTTATATACGCTTCAGCCAATATTTTAGACCATCTCGATGACGGCTCAGACAGACTCGTGTAGAGTCGCGGCAATTTTTCACTGCGTCTGGTAAACAAACTGCAGACTCTCGGTAGAGACGATTACAAGATCTGATACATTAATTCCTGTGTCTTAGATAATGTGCAGGGGAAGGATAGCGCATCAGCAAAATACGTgcaaaatatacttaagtaaggtTTTAATTATAGATGATGATTTGATAgctgggctattattttattctgggtgccatggttaacttattcgccaaaaaaatttttttttatttatgctattgtttgttagtatttcttactattataacaataataatatttaaattacattttacaggaatttgcagcgatgtttaccaattatttttcacttatttttatatttatactagggagggtgcagaaaaacaacaactgtgttactttgttacattatgtagttttattattgggaacgttcacattaaattcaaaccttttcttttttaaattaagataaaagatttttgaccttatattattaaatcaagaaacatttcagtctaatacatcttttattggttaggtttaccacttcgttacctaattttgattttatgagataaacttttgcaataaaatggaaaacaatagcagttcaagcattttatttatggaggccatttatatattaaaaattatcaaaaaaagtcaaaaaatttaaaacatacttagatAGTTTTAGTTCTAAGTCTGAAAATGTCTCCATAAAAATGGGGGACAAAAAAGTAACGcagtagtttagtaagtaacataatggtaaactttccgcatctatggtgtttaacttactaaaaacaattaaaaacagaatacaattaaattgaaaccataacaaattaaacaaatctctcttagaataaaataaaatcaaaacttctcaaaaaaacaatattaaacatacattagtttctgtctgagtcaaatatatttaatgggacatcaaattcattcaattcgttttcagcaaatggaattctatagtctctgcttaccccggtgggaaataggcatgagtttatgtatgtatgtatgtcatcatcgtcatcagccttacgacgtccactgctgggcataggcctcccccaaggatctccacgacgatcggtcctgcgctgcccgcatccagtggcttcccgcgaccttcacctgATCGTCGGTCtactttgtagcgggcctatactgagcgtcgtccgacacgtggtcgccattctagaacctttctgTCCCAGCGGCCattggttctcctcgctatgtgtcctgctcactgccacttcagctttgcaattcgccgagctatgtcggtgactttagttctcttgtggatctcctcatttctgatttgatcgagcagggaagtaccgagcatagctctctccattgcccgctgagcgacaccgagcctcctcacgagacccataataagcggccacgtctcactgccgtaagtcatcactggcaactcgcactggtcaaagactttcctcttgagacactgaggtattttggacgagaagatattccgcagcttcccgaacgctgcccatccgagttggatccgacgagagatctctttctcaaagttggacttacctaactggattatttgtcctaggtaaatgtactggtctacaacttcgagtgtaacgttcccaacctgaactggagtgggtgcgacatggtcgttggacataatttttgtctttgtcatgttcgtgctaagacccactcgttgggatgcgttactgagatgctcgagcatggtgttcaggtcttccagggtctcagccattaggactatatcatcagcaaatcgaaggtgcgtcaggtactcgccgttgatgttgatgccaaatcctttccagtccagaagcttaaaaatatcctccaatgcagcagtgaacagtttcggagagatgccatctccctgtctcagtcctcgctgcagttggatcggattagagctctggttctgttctcgaactgacatagtgg
Encoded proteins:
- the LOC126371079 gene encoding transcription factor collier isoform X5; its protein translation is MFGLHHQEAAGGLHTQPRGPVTSLKEEPLTRAWMTPSSLVDNTNSVGVGRAHFEKQPPSNLRKSNFFHFVVALYDRAGQPVEIERTAFIGFIEKDQEAEGQKTNNGIQYRLQLLYANGIRQEQDIFVRLIDSVTKQPIVYEGQDKNPEMCRVLLTHEVMCSRCCDKKSCGNRNETPSDPVIIDRFFLKFFLKCNQNCLKNAGNPRDMRRFQVVISTQVMVDGPLLAISDNMFVHNNSKHGRRAKRLDPTEGIDAAPEPVPTSGLYPPLPVATPCIKAISPSEGWTSGGSTVIIVGDNFFDGLQVVFGTMLVWSELITSHAIRVQTPPRHIPGVVEVTLSYKSKQFCKGAPGRFVYVSLNEPTIDYGFQRLQKLIPRHPGDPEKLPKEIILKRAADLAEALYSMPRNNQLGLGAPRSPPASMPFNSYTGQLAVSVQDTAAGQWTEGFFF